In Phaeodactylum tricornutum CCAP 1055/1 chromosome 21, whole genome shotgun sequence, the following proteins share a genomic window:
- a CDS encoding predicted protein, translated as MRSFGSVFVAVATVSASSPVHQCPAAIGVAASVRFPDERSVPSLVSQFPRGGSSRQPTWLRKASQMLRPSYRTASNYQKLLQEQRDLLERQLRQTREELAHLRKQVKSNASKSIAVRASNVKAQQGEALRFEETKMLNQQLTELETAMAKLQEMKDRLEALLLEEQEKMAALQVKLEEAETSSEELKAKHEKELELLRAELEAKASTQLAELKKMMKEQMKLALDQQKATAERERQKAILETEQKLQKQAELRLQTEQKKAEEAVEKEKVKMRKLVKALAEREKKLLAAAEKEAAKRTSAGGASSTQASSSSANQKATVTRKTGTVRNPFK; from the coding sequence ATGAGGTCGTTCGGCTCGGTGTTTGTCGCAGTGGCCACTGTTTCGGCATCGAGTCCAGTCCATCAATGCCCAGCCGCTATCGGCGTCGCGGCATCCGTACGCTTTCCGGACGAGCGATCTGTGCCTTCTTTGGTCTCGCAATTTCCCCGGGGTGGGAGCTCGCGACAACCAACTTGGTTGCGCAAGGCGTCACAAATGTTGCGGCCGAGTTATCGGACCGCGTCCAACTATCAAAAGCTTCTACAAGAGCAACGTGATTTGTTGGAACGACAATTACGGCAAACTCGCGAAGAACTGGCTCACCTGCGCAAGCAGGTCAAATCGAACGCGTCCAAATCGATAGCGGTGCGGGCGTCGAATGTGAAAGCGCAACAAGGAGAAGCTCTGCGTTTTGAAGAGACCAAAATGCTCAATCAACAATTGACGGAGCTGGAAACGGCCATGGCGAAACTGCAGGAAATGAAAGATCGACTCGAAGCCCTCTTACTGGAGGAGCAGGAAAAGATGGCTGCTTTGCAAGTCAAACTTGAGGAAGCGGAAACGTCGTCCGAAGAGCTCAAAGCTAAACACGAAAAGGAGTTGGAGCTATTGCGAGCCGAACTCGAAGCAAAAGCATCCACCCAGTTAGCCGAACTCAAAAAGATGATGAAAGAGCAAATGAAGTTGGCGCTAGATCAACAAAAGGCAACCGCTGAGCGAGAGAGGCAAAAAGCTATTTTAGAAACTGAACAAAAGCTACAGAAACAAGCAGAATTACGACTGCAAACGGAGCAAAAGAAGGCGGAGGAAGCcgtcgaaaaggaaaaggtaAAAATGCGCAAGCTCGTCAAGGCGTTGGCCGAGCGCGAGAAGAAGcttttggcggcggcagaaaaagaagcagccAAACGGACCTCTGCCGGTGGTGCATCGTCAACGCAggcgtcatcgtcttctGCCAATCAGAAAGCAACGGTAACTCGCAAAACTGGAACAGTACGGAATCCTTTCAAGTGA
- a CDS encoding predicted protein — MGLMAQSAMTDGGEDALVNSELMNEVQLQQVDNFAETAAGQDGKLPLRSLNTQHSFLSYIQKSPLLTKARIFQDKGSEPDYRSTHEPRHHVLLLREQQVSLELLKPDHSSQARKSSPMVAMINMVATVCGGGVLSLPLAFSKAGILPTTLLMIYGALTTDLSLYLLVACARRTGGRSYGDVAMAAFGSAAQVVTTVTLTTMLCGALIAYQVLVKDVWTPVLLTTVPGLSVSLGKLSDREASNLLLAGILLLAMPLLLKRDLHALRHTCYVGFGSCILLLVAVFFRAAQKIRHQSVHAAINWYSTDPADWLFCFPIVVLCFFCSYNILEVHAQLMHPTRLQIKRVIDHSMMICLVLFYTVGLCGYLYAGTATADNILLNFPFQDSAVLAGRIGFCFTLLFGLPLVLLPCREAALSIPAHWRAWRQDVAETRKFRLLARERNNYGAHLIVNGVDFDATEPHLVSKTRHGASLRYGTACIEQTLSADETDGTATNSANSSWTQLVNSDEQGMRTVDSCPNDCFLQSWKEQFSNVVPTVVILLVTYFVAISVPGVAAVWSICGSSMAIWIAFIVPTACYLKIREHKGLTLLASAAWLLLITSAIAMVLCTRQAVQNATSGSF; from the coding sequence ATGGGACTCATGGCGCAGAGCGCCATGACCGATGGGGGTGAAGACGCGTTGGTTAATTCAGAATTAATGAACGAGGTGCAGTTACAGCAAGTTGATAATTTTGCGGAGACCGCTGCCGGACAGGACGGAAAGCTTCCTCTCCGTTCTCTCAATACGCAGCATTCTTTTCTGAGCTATATCCAGAAGTCCCCTCTGCTCACCAAAGCTAGAATTTTTCAAGACAAAGGGAGCGAACCAGATTACCGTTCTACTCACGAGCCTCGTCACCACGTGCTCTTACTGCGGGAGCAGCAAGTGTCGTTGGAACTTCTCAAGCCCGATCATTCCAGTCAAGCACGAAAGTCTTCCCCCATGGTAGCCATGATCAATATGGTCGCTACTGTCTGCGGCGGCGGGGTCCTTTCACTCCCGCTTGCTTTCTCCAAGGCCGGTATTCTTCCGACTACGCTGCTTATGATATACGGCGCCCTAACGACCGATCTCTCCCTTTACTTGCTAGTGGCGTGTGCTCGTCGGACCGGTGGTCGTTCTTACGGCGATGTCGCCATGGCGGCCTTTGGTAGTGCCGCGCAAGTCGTCACAACCGTCACACTGACGACCATGCTGTGTGGGGCGTTAATTGCCTACCAAGTACTGGTCAAGGATGTTTGGACTCCGGTACTCTTGACTACTGTTCCTGGGTTGTCCGTGTCGTTAGGGAAATTGTCCGATCGTGAAGCGTCGAATCTGTTGCTCGCTGGAATTTTGCTGCTGGCCATGCCGCTCCTGCTGAAGAGAGATTTGCACGCCTTACGACACACTTGCTATGTTGGCTTTGGAAGTTGCATCCTTCTACTAGTAGCCGTTTTCTTTCGTGCAGCGCAGAAGATTCGTCACCAAAGCGTGCACGCGGCCATTAACTGGTACTCCACGGATCCCGCCGATTGGTTGTTTTGTTTCCCGATCGTCGTCTTGTGCTTCTTTTGTTCCTACAATATCTTGGAGGTGCATGCGCAACTCATGCACCCAACTCGACTGCAGATCAAGCGTGTCATTGACCACTCCATGATGATTTGCTTGGTCCTCTTTTATACTGTCGGTCTCTGCGGGTATTTATACGCTGGTACCGCTACTGCCGACAACATACTTTtgaattttccttttcaagaTTCGGCCGTGTTGGCCGGCCGGATTGGCTTTTGCTTTACCCTTTTGTTTGGATTGCCTCTCGTGCTCTTACCCTGTCGAGAAGCGGCACTTTCTATTCCTGCGCATTGGCGGGCTTGGCGTCAGGACGTCGCAGAAACGCGCAAGTTTCGACTGCTGGCCAGGGAACGAAACAATTACGGTGCGCACTTAATTGTCAACGGTGTCGACTTCGATGCGACGGAGCCACATCTTGTGAGCAAGACAAGGCACGGTGCCTCGCTCAGGTACGGAACGGCGTGCATTGAGCAGACCTTGTCAGCGGATGAAACCGACGGCACGGCAACGAATAGTGCGAATAGCTCATGGACGCAATTGGTTAATAGCGACGAACAGGGTATGAGGACTGTGGATTCATGCCCAAACGACTGTTTTTTACAGAGCTGGAAAGAACAGTTCAGCAACGTTGTACCAACAGTTGTGATTCTTCTCGTAACCTATTTTGTCGCCATCAGTGTGCCGGGAGTGGCGGCTGTATGGAGTATTTGTGGCTCCAGTATGGCTATATGGATTGCCTTTATCGTTCCTACGGCGTGCTATCTAAAAATCCGTGAGCACAAGGGCTTGACGCTGCTTGCGTCGGCTGCATGGCTTCTCTTGATTACGTCAGCCATTGCAATGGTTTTGTGCACGCGACAAGCGGTCCAGAATGCTACCTCGGGATCCTTTTAG
- a CDS encoding predicted protein, with the protein MNAATQTRWQSFRRDYRQRPLKKSVHAIAFVIFISLYGYSFFHYQPDRSYHHVKLWNEVMDRKNQEFATFRKEEKLRKAEKRKQDDIAKVSLRGGYLDQEVGSIATDGLIELQDVGEADIASRENGSFIVYFFQGIWSFLMLVTALRLYIRFCIIPRLQNAAAARQQQQQEFREERFRVWSQNLNRQRRMNGHPMINLSSLRLVMRGRELTGDDYAALLRFNEESGPALESLLNHVGLSQQEIDRLPLRRLSDPMDEVLRRPMSEEDLPLCTICLEPYRLEDEVRSIPCFHYFHKSCIDPWLRQKASCPICKHSASA; encoded by the coding sequence ATGAATGCCGCCACACAAACACGATGGCAGTCGTTTCGAAGGGATTATCGACAACGGCCGCTGAAAAAATCTGTGCACGCAATCGCCTTTGTAATATTCATATCACTCTACGGATATTCGTTTTTCCACTACCAACCAGACCGATCCTATCACCACGTCAAGCTCTGGAACGAAGTCATGGACCGAAAGAACCAAGAATTTGCTACTTTCCGAAAGGAGGAGAAGCTTCGAAAAGCGGAGAAACGAAAGCAGGACGATATAGCGAAAGTCTCGCTCCGTGGAGGTTATTTGGATCAAGAAGTCGGTAGTATCGCTACAGACGGACTTATTGAATTGCAGGACGTCGGAGAAGCGGATATTGCGAGCAGAGAGAATGGATCCTTTATTGTGTATTTCTTTCAGGGAATTTGGTCGTTCTTAATGCTCGTAACGGCACTGCGACTGTACATTCGATTCTGTATCATACCTCGACTACAAAATGCAGCGGCTGCtcggcaacagcaacagcaggaGTTCCGAGAAGAGCGATTCCGAGTATGGTCGCAAAATTTgaatcgacaacgacgaatGAACGGCCATCCCATGATTAACTTATCGAGTCTACGACTCGTTATGCGGGGCAGGGAATTAACAGGAGACGACTACGCAGCTCTCCTACGATTCAATGAAGAATCCGGCCCCGCATTGGAATCTTTACTAAATCATGTCGGCTTGTCTCAGCAGGAGATCGACCGCTTGCCTCTCCGCAGATTATCCGATCCAATGGACGAAGTGCTTCGACGGCCGAtgtccgaagaagatctgCCTCTTTGCACTATATGTTTGGAGCCGTACCGGCTGGAAGATGAAGTACGCAGTATTCCATGTTTCCATTACTTCCATAAAAGTTGCATTGATCCCTGGCTAAGGCAAAAGGCGAGCTGTCCAATTTGTAAGCATTCGGCCAGCGCCTAG